From a single Xiphophorus maculatus strain JP 163 A chromosome 5, X_maculatus-5.0-male, whole genome shotgun sequence genomic region:
- the LOC102229110 gene encoding solute carrier family 2, facilitated glucose transporter member 9-like isoform X2, whose protein sequence is MAEELLKENAAKISGHLTWSLLAVAFLASFGSSMLYGFNLAVVNSPAEYIKAFYNETLTEQHHWIPDEHFLTILYSLTVSIFAIGGMTGALLVGKLVTKYGRKGTLVRSTMLVFIGGSLMGFSRWFRNPFMVVAGRFITGVHSGISLSVVPMYLGEIAPKNLRGFLGLVPSIHICLGVFGAQVLGLSELLGKEEHWPLLLSLVLFPTLVQLMLLPWFPESPRYLLIEKGNVHATVSGNIQAEVEEMQEEQRSLSSIKTLSVRRLLTDCSVRWQVLTIVVVNIGMQLSGIDAIWFYTNEIFRNAGIPEPHIQYTTVGTGAVEVIAGMLGCFTIERVGRRPLIIGGFLFMGLCCVGITVSVLLQAQFPFMSYISVGCVVGIIAGFCIGPAGVPFLITAELFKQSHRPSAYTVAGCLNWLSNFTIGFVFPFLEDMTGPYCYLIFCAVCWGVAAYTIWVIPETKNKTFLEISQMFATKNSVQKEDPTPNSHLKLALMNGYGSLRLHDEK, encoded by the exons ATGGCAGAGGAGCTGTTAAaggaaaatgctgcaaaaatcaGTGGG CATCTCACATGGTCACTGCTGGCGGTGGCTTTCCTGGCCTCGTTCGGCAGCTCCATGCTCTACGGCTTCAATTTGGCCGTCGTCAACTCGCCTGCAGAG TACATCAAAGCCTTCTACAACGAGACGCTAACCGAGCAACATCACTGGATCCCTGATGAGCATTTCTTGACAATCTTATACTCCCTCACTGTGTCCATCTTTGCCATCGGTGGGATGACCGGTGCACTGCTGGTGGGCAAACTTGTCACTAAATATGGAAG AAAAGGGACTCTGGTGCGGTCCACCATGCTGGTGTTTATCGGAGGGTCTTTGATGGGCTTCAGCAGATGGTTCAGGAATCCCTTCATGGTCGTCGCAGGACGCTTCATCACAGGGGTCCATTCAG ggATCTCTCTCAGCGTGGTGCCAATGTACCTCGGAGAGATCGCCCCCAAGAACCTACGCGGGTTTCTGGGCCTTGTTCCCAGTATCCACATCTGTCTGGGAGTCTTTGGCGCTCAGGTTCTTGGGCTCTCTGAGCTGCTAGGAAAG GAAGAACATTGGCCGCTGCTTCTCTCCCTTGTATTGTTTCCTACTTTGGTCCAGCTGatgctgttgccatggtttccAGAGAGTCCACGGTACCTGCTGATTGAGAAGGGAAATGTCCACGCGACCGTTTCAG GCAACATCCAGGCTGAGGTGGAGGAGATGCAGGAGGAACAACGGTCGCTCTCCTCCATCAAGACCCTCTCTGTCCGCCGTCTGCTCACGGACTGCTCTGTCCGCTGGCAGGTCCTCACCATCGTGGTGGTCAACATCGGGATGCAGCTGTCTGGGATTGATGCA ATCTGGTTCTACACAAATGAAATATTCAGGAATGCGGGAATCCCAGAACCTCACATTCAGTACACGACGGTGGGAACTGGAGCCGTAGAGGTCATCGCTGGGATGCTGGGG TGTTTCACCATTGAGCGTGTGGGCAGACGACCTCTGATTATCGGTGGGTTCCTCTTCATGGGTCTGTGCTGTGTGGGAATCACCGTGTCCGTCCTCCTCCAG GCGCAGTTTCCCTTCATGAGCTACATCAGTGTGGGCTGTGTTGTGGGGATCATCGCTGGCTTCTGCATAGGTCCAG CCGGCGTTCCTTTTCTGATCACAGCTGAGCTCTTTAAGCAGTCGCACCGACCGTCGGCCTACACCGTGGCCGGCTGCCTCAACTGGCTGTCCAACTTCACCATTGGCTTCGTCTTTCCCTTCCTCGAG GACATGACGGGCCCGTACTGCTACCTGATCTTCTGCGCGGTCTGCTGGGGAGTCGCTGCGTACACCATATGGGTCATTCCTGAGACCAAGAACAAAACCTTCCTGGAGATCAGCCAGATGTTCGCGACCAAAAACAGCGTCCAGAAGGAGGATCCGACTCCAAACAGTCACCTGAAACTGGCGCTGATGAACGGCTACGGATCACTCAGGCTCCATGACGAAAAGTGA
- the LOC102229110 gene encoding solute carrier family 2, facilitated glucose transporter member 5-like isoform X1: MAEELLKENAAKISGHLTWSLLAVAFLASFGSSMLYGFNLAVVNSPAEYIKAFYNETLTEQHHWIPDEHFLTILYSLTVSIFAIGGMTGALLVGKLVTKYGRKGTLVRSTMLVFIGGSLMGFSRWFRNPFMVVAGRFITGVHSGISLSVVPMYLGEIAPKNLRGFLGLVPSIHICLGVFGAQVLGLSELLGKEEHWPLLLSLVLFPTLVQLMLLPWFPESPRYLLIEKGNVHATVSALKCFRKKGNIQAEVEEMQEEQRSLSSIKTLSVRRLLTDCSVRWQVLTIVVVNIGMQLSGIDAIWFYTNEIFRNAGIPEPHIQYTTVGTGAVEVIAGMLGCFTIERVGRRPLIIGGFLFMGLCCVGITVSVLLQAQFPFMSYISVGCVVGIIAGFCIGPAGVPFLITAELFKQSHRPSAYTVAGCLNWLSNFTIGFVFPFLEDMTGPYCYLIFCAVCWGVAAYTIWVIPETKNKTFLEISQMFATKNSVQKEDPTPNSHLKLALMNGYGSLRLHDEK; this comes from the exons ATGGCAGAGGAGCTGTTAAaggaaaatgctgcaaaaatcaGTGGG CATCTCACATGGTCACTGCTGGCGGTGGCTTTCCTGGCCTCGTTCGGCAGCTCCATGCTCTACGGCTTCAATTTGGCCGTCGTCAACTCGCCTGCAGAG TACATCAAAGCCTTCTACAACGAGACGCTAACCGAGCAACATCACTGGATCCCTGATGAGCATTTCTTGACAATCTTATACTCCCTCACTGTGTCCATCTTTGCCATCGGTGGGATGACCGGTGCACTGCTGGTGGGCAAACTTGTCACTAAATATGGAAG AAAAGGGACTCTGGTGCGGTCCACCATGCTGGTGTTTATCGGAGGGTCTTTGATGGGCTTCAGCAGATGGTTCAGGAATCCCTTCATGGTCGTCGCAGGACGCTTCATCACAGGGGTCCATTCAG ggATCTCTCTCAGCGTGGTGCCAATGTACCTCGGAGAGATCGCCCCCAAGAACCTACGCGGGTTTCTGGGCCTTGTTCCCAGTATCCACATCTGTCTGGGAGTCTTTGGCGCTCAGGTTCTTGGGCTCTCTGAGCTGCTAGGAAAG GAAGAACATTGGCCGCTGCTTCTCTCCCTTGTATTGTTTCCTACTTTGGTCCAGCTGatgctgttgccatggtttccAGAGAGTCCACGGTACCTGCTGATTGAGAAGGGAAATGTCCACGCGACCGTTTCAG CCCTCAAATGTTTCCGCAAAAAAGGCAACATCCAGGCTGAGGTGGAGGAGATGCAGGAGGAACAACGGTCGCTCTCCTCCATCAAGACCCTCTCTGTCCGCCGTCTGCTCACGGACTGCTCTGTCCGCTGGCAGGTCCTCACCATCGTGGTGGTCAACATCGGGATGCAGCTGTCTGGGATTGATGCA ATCTGGTTCTACACAAATGAAATATTCAGGAATGCGGGAATCCCAGAACCTCACATTCAGTACACGACGGTGGGAACTGGAGCCGTAGAGGTCATCGCTGGGATGCTGGGG TGTTTCACCATTGAGCGTGTGGGCAGACGACCTCTGATTATCGGTGGGTTCCTCTTCATGGGTCTGTGCTGTGTGGGAATCACCGTGTCCGTCCTCCTCCAG GCGCAGTTTCCCTTCATGAGCTACATCAGTGTGGGCTGTGTTGTGGGGATCATCGCTGGCTTCTGCATAGGTCCAG CCGGCGTTCCTTTTCTGATCACAGCTGAGCTCTTTAAGCAGTCGCACCGACCGTCGGCCTACACCGTGGCCGGCTGCCTCAACTGGCTGTCCAACTTCACCATTGGCTTCGTCTTTCCCTTCCTCGAG GACATGACGGGCCCGTACTGCTACCTGATCTTCTGCGCGGTCTGCTGGGGAGTCGCTGCGTACACCATATGGGTCATTCCTGAGACCAAGAACAAAACCTTCCTGGAGATCAGCCAGATGTTCGCGACCAAAAACAGCGTCCAGAAGGAGGATCCGACTCCAAACAGTCACCTGAAACTGGCGCTGATGAACGGCTACGGATCACTCAGGCTCCATGACGAAAAGTGA